The genomic window CGTCCGCGTCAACGTCCACGTCGGCAGCGCCGCGACCGATCAGGGGGTCCTCGAGGGCCGCGCCCACGAGACGCTCCGGTTGCGCGAGCGACTCGAGGCCGACGTCGCGATCCTCGCGGACGTCCACGTCAAGCACGCGACGCCGATCGGCGAGACCGAGATCGGACGCGCAGCCCTCGAGACGGTCGAGCGGGGCGGGGCCGACGGCGTCATCGTCTCCGGCCCCGGAACCGGCGCGGAGACGCCGATCGCGAACATCGAGCGCGTCGCCGAGACGCTTGACGGTCCCGACGGCGACCGCGCGCCGGTGTTCGTCGGCAGCGGCGTGACGAGCGAAACGGTCGCCGACTGTCTCGAGGCGGGCGCGGACGGCGTCATCGTCGGCACCGCGCTCAAACGCGGTGGCGAGACGACGAACCCCGTCTCGCGGGAGCGCGTCGAGAGACTCGTGGCGTCCGCTCGAGCGGCCGGCTCGAGCGACGACTGAATCCGGTCGCCGGCGAATCAGAGACCCAGCATCAACGGCCCGATCAGTACGCCCATCAGGTGGACCCGTCGGCACCGCAATCGGACCGGGACCAGTCCGATCGCGGTCGCTGCGGCGAAAATCGCGACGCCGAGCGGGCCGGTAAACAGGTACGAGAGGACGAGCAGCAGGGCGAGAACGGCGGCCGAAATCTTCCAGTAGGTGAGCCGACCGACCAACTCGAGATAGGCGTCCCCAACGACGATCACGAGCGCGAAGCCGAGCAGGCCCGCGAGGACCACGCCCGCGAGCAGGATCGGTAACTCGAGCGGCGCGGCCGTTTCCTCGAAGGCGACCAACACGCCGGTTCGGGGCTGGCCGAGGGCGACCAGCGCGAACAGCGCGAAGATGGTGTTCGCCGTGTCGACGCCGCTGGTCGCGACGATGTAGCCGCGGTCGCTGGCTCCGTCGGGGACGACCGCCAGCACCGCGACGGCGGCGATGGCCGCCGAAATCCCCGGGATGTAGCCGACCACGGCACCTGCGAGCGCGCCGGCGACCGCCGTCGTCCCGACGAACCGTCGAGACGTCGTGACCTCCTCACCGTCCTGTGGCGGAATACCGCTCCCGCGAATCGCGTCGATCAGCACTGGCGCACCGAAGAGTCCGGCGAAAAGAGGGGCGAGGGTGCCGCCCGCCTCGAGCGGGGCGTCCACCGAGAGATCGAGCGTGAGTGCGCCGAGGCCGGTCGCGAGCGCGAACGAGCACAGCCCGCCGAACCGGCCGCGCCACGTGGGCTCCGAGGCGACCAAGGCGACCGCGACCATCGCGAGAACGAGCGACAGGTGCGCCCGAATCGTCGGATAGGCGGCCGTCACGGCTCGAGTCACGGGGACGGCGAGCGGGACCGCCGCAAGCACGGCGAGGATACTG from Natrinema versiforme includes these protein-coding regions:
- a CDS encoding BtpA/SgcQ family protein, encoding MTASSPFDASPPVSALFETDCPVIGMVHLPPLPGAPGFGEGDENEDGREAVRTRALEDAARLEAGGIDGIILENFGDAPFYPEDVPKHVVAEMTALATALTDAVDVPVGVNVLRNDAAAALSVAAAAAADFVRVNVHVGSAATDQGVLEGRAHETLRLRERLEADVAILADVHVKHATPIGETEIGRAALETVERGGADGVIVSGPGTGAETPIANIERVAETLDGPDGDRAPVFVGSGVTSETVADCLEAGADGVIVGTALKRGGETTNPVSRERVERLVASARAAGSSDD
- a CDS encoding tripartite tricarboxylate transporter permease, which translates into the protein MPASVEVVTEPALTLQLLAWVLAGSLLGGCSGLVPGLHANNFAFLLAGAAPSVPGPPLFVGCAMLAAGVVHTFLNAVPAMALGVPDAEMAITALPGHRLVLEGRGSEAIRLSALGSILAVLAAVPLAVPVTRAVTAAYPTIRAHLSLVLAMVAVALVASEPTWRGRFGGLCSFALATGLGALTLDLSVDAPLEAGGTLAPLFAGLFGAPVLIDAIRGSGIPPQDGEEVTTSRRFVGTTAVAGALAGAVVGYIPGISAAIAAVAVLAVVPDGASDRGYIVATSGVDTANTIFALFALVALGQPRTGVLVAFEETAAPLELPILLAGVVLAGLLGFALVIVVGDAYLELVGRLTYWKISAAVLALLLVLSYLFTGPLGVAIFAAATAIGLVPVRLRCRRVHLMGVLIGPLMLGL